The following DNA comes from Papaver somniferum cultivar HN1 chromosome 4, ASM357369v1, whole genome shotgun sequence.
TCAATGTTGACTAGCAGTAATTTTTTTGCCGTTACTAAAACATTTGTAACGACTTAAGAATGTTCGACAACGTTGTTACAAACAAAATTCGTAAAGGCCAAGAACTGTCACGTGGAAAATTAGTAACGGTGGTGATCTGTTACTAGAGACGTTACAAACAACATTCGTAACGGTTCTCTGCCGTTACAAAATTTGTAACACCTACTTTTGCAACAGGCAAGAGCCGTTTCTGTTTctaatcccagaatttggtgtaatgaagttgtccttaacacattagttcgcgggtatgcTCGAattgagtaatgctaaacccctcacagcgaagatgtgtccatgataagactgcccgatataacttaagttagcacaacgcaagttacccacccTTGAACTCAGTAACGGAGATGAAAGTAAAACGTCGCACAAACAAAAgcaacaagattaagaaaaaaaaaagacacaaagatggtcgtttcttgtgtgtttttaaaaccgaattccgagttgtatttataggatgaaatacttgcaaatcaagttaggttttggttttcttcaaaaacaagtaaaacacgtaaaagaaATTTACCATAAATAAAACTGTTAAgaaaacaattttggaatttcctaaagaaaaactcgccaaaaacaAATCCGTGTAGacgagggacttggtgcatggtatacgcgcatatgcatgggtcgaaacatggttatatagtggagcacctctttagttttccacaatttgggactaaaggttcatttcATTCGGTCAAAAATGaatgagtatccttagacccttaggtcattagatcaaaccacgccaaaaccaaaatcaatttATTAAAATCTCATCTCCAACAATAACAAAGTCGACCTATTGCAATTATGTTTAGCGCATCGTTGTTTAATATTTCAGTTATTTGGTTGTGATAAAAATCAAGTCCCTAAATCTCTTGTCGATTTTCTTAACGACGGGAGAATTTTATTCGTCAGAGTTGGGATCGATGAAGCTGCACACAAGCTTTCGGTTGATTATGGGTTGAGTATTGCAAAAACCGAAGATCTTGGAGATCTGGCTGATTATATGCTTGGTACACGAGGACTTTATCAAGTAGATATGAATTCATTGATGAATATTGTGCTCGACAAACATCTACATCATGAACCCAAGTTTAGAAGGATTACCTTCAGTAGATGGGACAGGAATACTTTTAAAGAACGAGCAGGTTGAGTACGCTTGTTTAGATGCTTATGCTTCGTTTAATTAAACTTGGTCTTTATTTGTCGCGTCTTCAAGATCCAGAAGAATTTCAAGAGGTTTCCCCAAGAAACTAGCCAGGGCGCAAGGCTCAAGGGTACCTACCACAGAAAGCCtagattcttatttatttatttttttaccaaATCCATTCTGGTCTTTTTGCTTTGATTCTAAGGTGCTTTCTAAGTATTATTGTTTTCGATTatcatgtaatttttatttatttgtttcaaCGGAAATTAAAAAATTTATAAGACAGTGCCCTAAGTTTCAAAGGAAGTTAAGAAATTTTATAAGACAGAGTGCCCTATGCAACCATGGAAAACGCTCCAGCAGTTCCTATCCAAATTCTTTAGGGGTTTCCTACACTGTCTTACTGGTCGAGCCGACAAAACGGCGATAACTTTTCTATTGGTTCATTTTCTTTTACCCTTGGGCCTTGAAAAATTATGGCTTAGATAGCGCTGAAACTAGTAAGAAGAATTTATTAGAGTTTACATTAAACTCAAACTACACAGTCCTGGTTTGTAGGAATTAAAATCCTCAACGTATTTGCTCAAAATTCTGAGATAGTTAGAAGTGGTGTGTTAGCCATAGTCAATTTTCTGCATTGTTCTTCCTCCCTGCTCTTTCTCTATACCTTGTTCACTTTTTGAGGTTTCTTATCTTTTAATGTATTTGGTCCATTCTTGTAATCAAATGCAACAGTCTCTTTCAATAACAAGATATTATTCTTCTATCATGTTGTGGTTCAATATGCGGAGGTTAAACAAAAGAGCTAAAACTCCAATTTATTAGTACACAAAAAAAAGATGGTCTCTTATCAGAAGCTAAATTCTCCATCAGCCTTGGAGAACAAGTCCAAATGGAGTATGCCGTCCTTCAGAGCACATTTCCATTTCCTTTTATTGCTCCTCTTGGGTTTATCTACCTTTACAAACTGAGCTAACACCAACTGATTCGTgctactctcttcatcttcttcctgttCTAGAACGTCATCATCTTCGTTAagctcctcatcttcttcttctccttttagGTTTCCTAGGTTATTAGGTGTTCCTGTATCTGGTGTGTTAACAGCAGAAACCTTTTCTTGCCCTAAAGAATCCGAAGACCCGTcttgatgaggaagaagatgtggAGGAGAATCAAGCTTTGACTTTTTCTATGCACGCATGAAGAAATCCTCATCATATGCAACATTGAGATCAACACCAAGATGCCTCTGATTTGTCGTAGGAGATTTTTCTTACACGTGATTAAAACAACTAGTACTGGCTTCATGTACAGGATATTAAAGTCTATGGGCATCCAACTTAAAACCAATTAGCAATGAGTGGTgaggccctaatagattataaactgcaggatcttaaataacccaaccatatgggactaataatctcaacacgccccctcacgtgtagcctcggcgggtcttacaaacacgtggacaattaaatcgggtgacgcggaataaaggtgcggtcaactgactcgacacaaatagcctgctctgatgccATATTAAAgtctacgggcatccaactcaaaaccaattggcaatgagtggagaggccctaatagattataaactgcaggatcttaaataacccaaccatgtgggactaataatctcaacagggGTCGGAACGATAGGAAGTTCTCCTATAGGAGGACTGTGATCAGGTTGACCTTGTACAACCTGATCACGTTGCATAAGTTTTAACTCCCATAGCGATCGAAGCTCATCCAGAAAAGAATCATCAACACCTTGGTTGATAAACCTTTCTCTTAACTTACCAACAACGTCACCAACTACGTGAGCATAGACTGGATTCGACAtctcaaagaatcacttttgTAACAACTGAATTTTTTATGGAGAAAAAAGAAGCAGAAAGAAGTTGTGTTAGGGGGAGCCGTGTTAGGGTATATATAGACTCAGTGTTTCCTAATTTGAATAAGTTTTGTGTTTCCTTAACTCAAGAATTTACCTGACCGGGTACCAGCGACTAAGCACGTAACTTTGTGGGCTGGGCTGTGCCGGGCCAACATGTTTTACACCTTTATTTGCACCCATAGGGAGTCCAAGTCATGCAAACGGACTCTGCAGGGATGCGAAACAAAAATATAAGATGTCTTCCACAGAACTAAGTCATAACCTGTATATAAGCAAGCACCAGAACTTCAACTAGGTTTCCTAAAATAACTTAAACTTTTAAACACTAGGTTTCCTAAAATAACTTCAATTTTTAAACAAGAGATATACTAGAAAAGCAAAAACAAAGAACTTCTAAACATTGGCTATCAAGCACACCTTTGTCTTGCGGAGTAAGTTTCACTTAAGGTGTTGGAAGCCGGTTATAAAAGAAAggaaccgaatttggaaataacACAACTACCTTTTCTAGTCGGCTACTCCTATATATACCTTGATTTACCTATTCTTGCACAATTCTTTTCCTTCGCTCAACTTTCTCCTTGTGATAAAGATATCTGTTGCCAATAATATTCAGTTTTTTTAGACCTTACAAAAGCAAACGGCTCTCGAAATCTCTGGTCTCTCATTCTCTCTAGTAGatcttctttttgttgttgaatatATATATGGAAAATTTTGAACTATATAGAAGCTCTACAATTGGGATgtgcttgctgcaactcttggtgAGATGATTTATGATGAAACCCTAAGTCCGGAACTTGTTATTCAAGTTCTTACTCAATTTGATGAATCTATGACTGAAGCTTTGAAAATTCACAATCAAGGGACATCTGAAAACCTACTGGTCGCGTGACAATGTATGGACCTTTATCTTGAAAGAGTGCGTTGTTCAAGAACGAGGAGGTCCAAACGAATATCGACAAGGTTAAAATTGTCGCATGCGACTACAAGTTGCTTCATCAGTGAGTTCAGATAGAGTGTTTAATTTGTCTCTTTCCAGTTGTAAATAACACAAATTATGTTGAGATCCAACAAAGACTTCGTATGTAAGGCCCAATAATGTGCAAGTCCATTTAGTAATattattgtaggatcagaatctcgcagcaataatgcctcagcgaaattatcaacaacacaacacaatagtttcgcagaacaatttcacaaatgacataataaacgacgtcagctaaatcatgagaaaaatgtgatgatcctgcgaaaattagagtttGCGACATTAACATTTGTacggttgcgagaatgtcgcaagccatatcctaaaataatggacagattagatgtcatccaccatgtaattccctataaatagccgctcagttgtaaacgAAAGGAGAGAgaacttttctgagtgagaagtaagtaaataggagagagaaaatctagagcagtggttattcttgattcctttatcttttcttgtaagattgttcaaagattcatcaataaaattaagattgttaatctaaaatgagttatatgttaatgaaatcttgtgaggggtgtagtgtaggatttcctgcaactacataatggcgctagaaacatggagaaattgaagattattctagaaaaaattgaagattaatattgagatttgtgaagatttggagtaattggttaagaattttacataatctcttgcaatttgttaacattgaagaaatgtctagaagaagaaatacatcagaacaagcaactactgttagaagaagcaagagaattgctggaagggaaagaagtgaaatgggagaatctactagaatgaggaataatggagaaaatcaaattcaaccaccagttcaacaacaactattacaaggaaggaatacagattatgatagggtgagtatacacacttggcaatcaaattcagcagaagaagtagaagaagagcagcaaacttgaaaccatagacaggtagagagaaatcaagaagcagatgaaggaataattcatggagatgaggaaattggagcgctagaaacgttgagacgaagaatacatgaagaaacaagagctgaggcagaagaacgtgcaaatctaacaaggcaaaatcatgaattgaggatggaaaatatgagactacagagtagaagatcgagaagtactacaaaatcatattcaagatcgactagaatagagatgaggcgaaattcacccacaattaacactggaaataatattcaagaagaaatatcaaatcctaatgaagaacatcgcgaaaatagagaaaggactgatgatcgttacgttccacaaaatgaaacttttgatgataggcagaaTGAtaaaaatcaagagaatggacaacgtcagggacgaaataatcaagatggggAAGGGAATTGAAAGGAAGGAAGgataattttacatgagagagaagctcaaagaaattaacaaacgattgaagaagaaattgaaagacattatgctgaacaaacacgtttaatttgcgaacgtgaaagattgagagaggaaatagaataacaagagcttcaggaaacaattcgccagaacaatcatgacaatcgagaaagaagacgagcacaaaatcggaataacggtaatatcaatgaagaatatgatagagtgcagaggatggctgaaagacaacgaatggaattgatgagaaatgaacaaaatcatggaggggaaaatgagagacattatcatatgcgaattcaagatagagatgaggaagagaatcgcagaagaagacgagatgaggatgatgaagaagaaatacaaaatttcgtgagagaagaaagatatgaacgcaTAAGAGGGTAGGCGAAATTAAAAAtacaatggatcaaaattcaggtgtaaataaacaaattttaaaagaattagaagaaatgagaggaatgctaaataatataggagaagtaggcagaagacaattagatgaagctatagaagaagctgcaaaaactccatttacaagggaagtacaactaggaggaatacctccgaaatgcaatttgcccacattaaccagcatttttgatggaacaacttgtccaattcaacacattaaagcctacgtgaggtgcatgttgcagtgggaaaatcatgatgtcgtattatgcaagtatttttcATCCAGCTTaataggggaggcgttaaaatggttcgagggTCTACCAAAGAagacaataacatccttcaatcatttgcagactacattactgggggcatatataagtaacaattcttcccgacctggtattgaagacgtgtttggattaaaacaaaggattggcgaaagttttgAAGCACCTAAataaaaggtggaggactatgtgtagcgaaatggctgtccgtgtggatgagagatatcttatcttatcattaatcaatgctatgtttgcaaccaacctattgtatattcaaattttcagagtcaagaatacgatcacaatgactgaattgcgagaacttcaagaagaatatattgctctagaggaaaggcaaaatgaaatggaatcatacccagttgcgaacaccagttcacaaacagcgaatgcaagcttattacccaaactaataaacacagtggcgagcacttcacaagtacaacaagagaaggtgacgggcaacaatcaacaataTACTGTTggctatgggaagtcgagatcaagaggagtatgaaagagaaagaaatttctacaatcgtggtggaaataacaagtttcaaagactcgatcagtcgcaaaaaacttatggaggtcaaagacaaaactataatagaggacaaggaggtcacaaggtagtatgggaagaaatcaagatgccacctctaaatgcaagtgtggagaaaatatgggaagctatcattttgatggagaatataccaacaccatggaacatgggaacgaaaccacctccaaaccacagaagtcattagttctgttcttatcatcattttcatggacatactacaaatgatagcagaaatgtaaaaagaattattctgagaatgatagatcaaggaaaactaaaccactttttggtagggcacccacaatctcaaccattgccaccaccaccagagcatcacaaagtaaacacgatgaaaaagaaggaaacattcttcatagaagttggtgcaaaagcaaagaatctattctgtcactctatcatacattcatacaagacaattgaagattttcattacaatgttttgaatagagtgttcgcaagagataatgatggaagagaaattatgaatattgcgaaaatctctccactagaggaatggcagaaacagattatttcttttaccgcagaagaaatcaccgaaggtgaagaggtacatgataatccattgatagtaaaattagaaattaatccaaaaccaaaagaatatgaggatgatgaagctgaagattcatgggaaattaataggattctaatcgatactggaagctctgtgaacatcttattttatcatacttataccatcaacatataagatatatgttataagactatgggaggaagagatgatgatattatacactcaacatataagatatatggttttaatggtactgccaacaagcctaaaggggaggttactatgcgaattccattgaagggaatatcttctgaaatcctgttctgtgtcgttgacgtagaatcaccctacaatgcattaattggtcgaccttggctaaatgggattctaggtgtggcttcaactttccatcagtgcatcaatttacctcaccccagcggtgtaggaatcataaaaggagattgggttgaaggaaagaggtgttacgaaactgaggtggaatcttgtgaaggaagagcaaacaagaaggaaaattggcgacacaaaatcaaagagacacaaagaagtgatagATTGATGGTCGATGCAAtcaaacgaaaagaagaagagatattgcgaaactaatgctagctcagaataaaaaatggtgaacataccactaccaaggaagcagtcgcagaaaataacaaagaagcagggaatggcaaaggtaatgtatgaatgattgatttgttgcgacttAGGttaggcgactaaggtaataaggactctcccaaggagtgcagaatctgatcaaggcgccgaggtacacggttgagtcaagagttccaggagcgtctggagcgtaccttgccattcttgacaagtcttggcttatactgcactcgacccgaagaaaaccccacttagggtgcagtctcgtaaccataagccctataggtaaaagggataagaggctgcgaaaacaactggttgttgttaagaccggatgggagcagctaaccttgtatggtagaagtacgcctccttgaaggggcaaccaggggggagataagggcggcaccctccattagggagctgataagtgtcttaagacgcaaatgtcatgaggctttttactcgcaagcgtattaaggcttttcatatttgtgcaacaatcctgaagaggcaataatactaaagaaaaagataagacgagatcaatgggttttcgcatgaaagtgcgaagacgtcctgcgatttcgtcgcaagacggcaatgtaatggggatttattttcgcaagaatatttaggcctgtcatattgtcgcaacattcctgaagaggccataatacaaaagaaaaagttaaggcaagatcaatgggtttttgcatgaaagtgcaaggacgtcctgcgattttgtcgcaatgacaagaggtggcataataagacctttaactaggaaggaaaaataagaccacacagggatcaaattttgaaaagaatcaaaatttacTTCGCATatggttgcgaaattatacatgaACAACTGccaagttgaggcacaaaataagaaaaatctgcaaaatctctcatttggatacaaataacagaggcaagtatgggaatgaatgaaattagaaaatgttatttgtctccacatgataaatttacgcaaaaattcaaaaattaatgattatgttgattaaccgtattgcaaggaggaattgttttaatgaatgcaggtcaaaatgaaagaaactcttaTATTAAGtaatatggagaaccaaaagaattcgcaaatatacagaaagaaggaataaatgtacaagtattacagaagatcaaagaaagaaacaaatactacttcttagttgatccttcatcatcttcatcagacttgttcccttattcgtctgcatcagaacttttatctccataaGAACCTTCagcaccatcagattcttcatcatcagcttcgctatcagagatggtcagaaTATGAATGTTCTtttggatctcctccaagagacaaggataatcagagtgaggaatactatggccATCACAAAcaatttgaatagtttgattgcgaaaatgcagagcatcgttcttaaagttcgcaacagtgatcttgatttgattctttaatctagaatacttatcgttgcgagaagaaagattctttacgagttcctctttttcagcttcaagttcctcaattctttcgcgatatctactttcagaatctgcgagcaaaaggcaatcaattaataacttgatgaaaattcataagaaacaaaagattagtgaagaagaacagttaataaccttctctgtcagaaatcatatctctaatcaaggatgtatgctcaacttggagactaacatttacacctaaatattttctggcatcgtctaagattttcgcagcccaagcgaattcatcctcattatttataaggagacgagaacgaatttggttttctctttcgctgagctcggtattcttgcggttagcttcatctcgttcaagttgaacttcaagaagggtctcttggaatttcgccaaagccttagcaccttgatcagagatgcgatccttatcatctatgagaccgctaattttggttcttatctcattgattttctctttaaaattaagaaagaaacgcttaaatcggttggctaagcctaaactagatctatggtcaatttctaagaggcgaagtttggatctcagttcattcagagaaagagacgaaattttatcatttgagaaactatttaaagatttattaagacgctcaagaaaggtgtcattatccaaggaattaggaaatgaacgaagaatgatggcttcatcaaaaagaccataaatgtctgcaaaaatgatcaatcaaataagataaaacaacaggatgaatgaatgaacggaaaggagaaaagtaacatagcataaagttgattattagcttgctgaagactatagattttattcttgtacgaagaagaatcaatttctagttgtttgttcttctcgcgaagacatttgacttcagcttctagTTCCTCATTCTtagtacgaaattgaagatttttcttttcaagaatttcgcgtctcatctccagatctgaggcaacagcgaaagaagcttttccagcctgcaagaaaatgtaaaaagttttaaaatataaagatattttgagttacaataatgaaggaaTAAAAAgacgaagaagtaaaaagacgaaagcataccagactattaagagaatgcaggaagttgggagtcaccgatctagaaactccacgaacagaactatcaccatccaataaaggagcATCGCAAATCgcagcgagagctttgcaggtattagcgaattgattatctcccattcctggacaagaatcagaaaagagaccAGAGAGcatagccatagaagattcagatggagaatcttcatttgcagcaaggtcatcattatcctcatcatcctcatcactctcggagttttcatgagaaggaatatttgaaggagaggaagaacggatttttctcttatttgaaggaggagcagttggtttttccctgcgaagagcacctttgcctttatcaccagtctacgcaacattggcaggctcttctatttcagcaataatcttcacacacagatagaaataagaaatagaggcaacaatatactttttaaaatcataagagaatatttcttacctcatatgtgTACGAGCGAAGAGCTACCAAGGTACTAGGCTTCCCAGTCCTGtgttatctatctttcagtttctggatttgtagaatgtcgcaagaatcagcgaacaaaagaatgaagacaaataaagaaatataaagtgggtgaaactggaaGAGACATTCCTCTTTCTCATTCCatggccaagagaatacccaaggttgataagaagcgagattctcaggaagaacatttgacccagcaatgtaaggtcctttcagcatcaagggaaaaacacaccatttatcatctttggaatggcgaggagttgtgtttttaccagagtgccaatcaatgtcttgcatgagtattttagcttcatcaatattatctttccttttcaagcgaataccccaatgagtattctctttcttcatggagatcaattcataattttcaaagaaactcgctactgtgtatttttcagcaattatctccaagtccgcgaatttaggatccctaggTTCTTTAGAggaaagagatcctttaccagcaccacggttagcgaactccagcatcagaaaGATGCAATCCCCGATCAATTGGAAGAtaactcgcgaaaatcccgagtgaccgagaatttcatagaacagaggaatatctgggtcataaagaggaatggggagacctgcgagaatttgacccagcgaaactatgattgattgatcatcacaatgttgatcaaagaaaagtttgataaaaagaattgatttggcactttcaccaggaatggtagaaagtgtgaaacctttctcggcaagatctttttgggtttccttaaaagttttctcatgctttttgaccgcttggaggcatatatgaatatagaatatgggaatggatgaaaagtaagaagattgaagaaggaagaattacagtagcagaacttacggaagaacaatagagcgagaatttcatagagcagaggaatatctgggtcataaagaggaatggggagacctgcgagaatttaaCCCAgcaaaactatgattgattgatcatcacaatgtttatcaaagaaaagtttgataaaaagaattgatttggcactttcaccaggaatggtagaaagtgtgaaacctttctcggcaagatctttttgggtatccttaaaagttttctcatgcttttTGACCGCTTGGACGCATATATGAATATAGAATATGagaatggatgaaaagtaagaagattgaagaaggaagaattatagtagcagaacttacggaagaacaatagagcgagaatttcatagagcggaggaatatctgggtcataaagaggaatggggagacctgcgagaatttgacccagcaaaactatgattgattgatcatcacaatgttgatcaaagAAAAGTTCGAtaaaaagaattgatttggcactttcaccaggaatggtagaaagtgtgaaacctttctcggcaagatctttttgggtttccttaaaagtttctcatgcttttgaccacttggaggcatatatgaatatagaatatgggaatggatgaaaagtaagaagattgaagaa
Coding sequences within:
- the LOC113271879 gene encoding transcription initiation factor IIA subunit 1-like, with product MSNPVYAHVVGDVVGKLRERFINQGVDDSFLDELRSLWELKLMQRDQKKSKLDSPPHLLPHQDGSSDSLGQEKVSAVNTPDTGTPNNLGNLKGEEEDEELNEDDDVLEQEEDEESSTNQLVLAQFVKVDKPKRSNKRKWKCALKDGILHLDLFSKADGEFSF